Sequence from the Puniceicoccaceae bacterium genome:
GGCTGCTGTCGCTGTATCCAGACATCCAGGTGCAGCTACATCGAGAGGGATTGCAACCTGCTAACGCCCTTCAGGTGGTGTCCGGGTATGATGTGGTGGTGGATGGATCGGACAACTTTGGTACCCGTTATCTCGTGAATGATGCGAGTTTTTTGGCAGGAGTACCACTGGTTTCCGGCAGTGTCTTTCAGACGGAAGGGCAAGTCATGGTGCTCAACGCCGGGCATGCCAGTCCGTGTTACCGCTGTCTGTTTCCGGAACCACCGGAACCGGGCACTGTACCCGGATGCAATGAAGCGGGAGTTGTTGGAGCACTGTGTGGAGTGGTGGGAAGCCTGCAGGCGATGGAAGTGATCAAGCTGATCACCGGATTGGGGCAGTCGCTGGCGGGGTCTATCCTGAAACTGGATGTGTTTGGGAATCGCTTTGCCACCATCCGTCTTCCGAAGGATGCGAACTGTCCACTCTGTTCCAAAACATCTCGCATTCAAGACTTGCATTCGGAGACCTACTGGGTTCCCTGTGGGCACGATATGAACACTACATCCGAACCTGCGAGCACAGACCTGCCCATTGAAGTGGATGTGGTGCGTGCCAAGACACTTTGCGATCAGGGCTTGGCATACTTTCTCGACATTCGCGAACCGGAGGAGGCGTCGATCTGTCAGATCGAAGGAAGTCAATTCATTCCCATGGGCAACATACCGGCGCAGCTTGCTTCGCTGCCTCGGGATCGAGCGTTGGTGGTGTATTGTCACCACGGATTTCGCAGCCTGCAGGTGGTGCAGTTTCTTCGGAGTCGGGGACTGCAAAGTTGCACCAGCATGAAAGGCGGGATTGAAGCCTGGGCAGAGCGTTGGGAACCCGGCATGGAACGCTATTGATCCCGTCGAGGCAATTCGCTTATCCGAGCATAGGAGCAGGCTTCAGTCCTGAGGGAGAGACGGCGCGCAGAAATGCCGTGCTGCGGGGAGAGAATTCTGAACTCAACCCTCAAAGGCAGGCACCTTCAGATGGTGGTTGAGCGCAGCGGCCAGTTCCGTGTAATTGCGCGTTACCGGGAAGCATGGATACGCATCCACAATGGACGCAGGTGGACAGTAAAAGATGCCATGGTGTGCGCTTTCAAGCATGCTCAGGTCGTTGTACGAATCACCTGCAGCGATGACGTGGTATTGGAGCGAGCGAAGCGCATTTACGGCGTGTCGTTTTTGATCCTCCTGTCTTAGGATGTAGTTAGTAATGCGATCATCCGAGTTGATTTCGAGGGAATGACAGAAAATGGTGGGGTGGTCGAGCTGGTCGAGCAAGGGCTGCGCAAACTCGTAAAACGTGTCGGATAAAATGATC
This genomic interval carries:
- the thrH gene encoding bifunctional phosphoserine phosphatase/homoserine phosphotransferase ThrH — protein: MHLVCLDLEGVLIPEIWKGLAQLTGIEALERTTRDEPDYNVLMRYRLGILDEHGIGMREIRQVVGSMSPLEGAPQFLNWLRTHTQVIILSDTFYEFAQPLLDQLDHPTIFCHSLEINSDDRITNYILRQEDQKRHAVNALRSLQYHVIAAGDSYNDLSMLESAHHGIFYCPPASIVDAYPCFPVTRNYTELAAALNHHLKVPAFEG
- the moeB gene encoding molybdopterin-synthase adenylyltransferase MoeB, with product METLSESDRERFSRHLRLPGFGAEHQQCLKQASVLLIGVGGLGSPSALYLAAAGVGTIGIAEFDRIERHNLQRQVLFEDASVGLSKAEVARERLLSLYPDIQVQLHREGLQPANALQVVSGYDVVVDGSDNFGTRYLVNDASFLAGVPLVSGSVFQTEGQVMVLNAGHASPCYRCLFPEPPEPGTVPGCNEAGVVGALCGVVGSLQAMEVIKLITGLGQSLAGSILKLDVFGNRFATIRLPKDANCPLCSKTSRIQDLHSETYWVPCGHDMNTTSEPASTDLPIEVDVVRAKTLCDQGLAYFLDIREPEEASICQIEGSQFIPMGNIPAQLASLPRDRALVVYCHHGFRSLQVVQFLRSRGLQSCTSMKGGIEAWAERWEPGMERY